One segment of Primulina tabacum isolate GXHZ01 chromosome 14, ASM2559414v2, whole genome shotgun sequence DNA contains the following:
- the LOC142525234 gene encoding putative Rho GTPase-activating protein At5g61530: protein MPSIVSPQWQEKANVFFQSSGEKLKEAGQSAGSFVGEAAKDAKENVVDVAGKVGSAVKSRWALFQQPSTRHAMQERLISAAATSSMFLRRGFSETKEKVSVGKTKVEEVAKKTAQKSKTLLTDIERWQKGVASTDVFGVPVEVTVQRQQSSTPVPNILIKCSDYLILSGLNSQELFKAQGDKKVIRQLVSLYNHDPDATLPEGVNSIDVAALIKCYIASLPEPLTSFELYDEIKNARTNIHLMRNILKKLPTVKYMTLELVTALLRHVGEKSPLNKMDTRSLAMEMAPVIMRRKGQGPEHYKQYWNDPSKLDPKTNIDSASNFSAWDMLADDCESIDTSSSIPLDDGTAVDFWAIEVIQCLIEHHNAVFTDANETVWR, encoded by the exons ATGCCTTCAATTGTATCGCCTCAGTGGCAAGAAAAGGCCAATGTTTTCTTTCAATCCTCgg GGGAGAAGCTTAAAGAAGCAGGGCAATCTGCTGGAAGTTTTGTTGGGGAAGCTGCCAAGGACGCGAAAGAAAATGTTGTTGATGTGGCAGGGAAAGTCGGATCTGCAGTCAAAAGCCGGTGGGCACTCTTCCAGCAGCCATCTACAAGACATGCAATGCAGGAACGTCTTATTTCTGCTGCTGCCACCAGCAGCATGTTTTTAAGGAGGGGATTTTCAGAAACTAAAGAGAAGGTTTCCGTGGGAAAAACTAAGGTCGAAGAG GTGGCCAAGAAGACTGCACAAAAAAGTAAAACTCTTCTGACAGATATTGAGAGATGGCAAAAG GGAGTTGCAAGTACTGATG TATTTGGAGTTCCAGTTGAGGTTACTGTCCAGCGCCAACAGTCTAGCACTCCAGTTCCAAATATATTGATCAAATGTTCAGATTATCTTATATTATCAG GATTGAACTCTCAGGAATTGTTCAAGGCCCAGGGAGACAAAAAGGTTATTCGGCAGTTGGTGTCCTTGTACAATCACG ATCCAGATGCAACTCTTCCAGAGGGTGTAAACTCAATTGACGTCGCAGCTCTTATTAAATGTTACATTGCAAGCCTTCCTGAACCATTAACCTCCTTTGAATTGTACGATGAAATAAAAAATGCTCGAACCAACATTCATTTAATGAGAAATATTCTCAAGAAACTTCCAACTGTTAAGTACATGACATTGGAACTAGTGACTGCCCTTTTGCGTCATGTTGGCGAGAAATCTCCTCTTAACAAG ATGGATACTCGAAGCCTTGCAATGGAAATGGCTCCTGTCATTATGCGGCGGAAAGGCCAAGGACCTGAGCACTATAAACAGTATTGGAATGATCCATCAAAGCTTGATCCTAAGACTAATATAGATTCTGCCTCCAACTTCAGTGCATGGGACATGCTTGCAG ATGACTGTGAAAGTATAGATACTTCATCTTCTATCCCCCTCGATGATGGAACGGCAGTCGACTTTTGGGCTATTGAAGTTATTCAGTGTTTGATTGAACATCACAATGCTGTTTTCACAGATGCCAACGAGACCGTCTGGAGGTGA
- the LOC142525359 gene encoding large ribosomal subunit protein eL15-like — MGAYTYVSELWKKKQSDVMRFLLRVRCWEYRQLPSVVRVTHSTRPDKARRLGYKAKQGYVIYRVRVRRGGRKRPVSKGIVYGKPTNQGVTQLKFQRSKRSVAEERAGRKLGGLRVLNSYWINEDSTCKYFEVILINPAHTTIRKDPRINWIANPVHKHRELRGLTSAGKKFRGLRGKGHLHHKARPSRRATWKRNQTSLSLRRYR, encoded by the exons ATGG GTGCTTATACATACGTATCGGAGTTATGGAAGAAAAAGCAATCCGATGTTATGCGGTTCTTGCTTAGGGTGCGCTGCTGGGAGTACCGCCAGCTTCCATCTGTTGTTCGTGTCACTCACTCGACGCGCCCGGATAAAGCTCGACGGCTGGGCTACAAGGCGAAGCAG GGTTATGTGATATACCGTGTCCGTGTAAGACGTGGTGGAAGGAAGAGGCCCGTTTCGAAAGGAATTGTGTATGGAAAACCCACCAACCAGGGTGTTACACAACTGAAATTCCAGCGTAGCAAGCGCTCTGTTGCAGAAGAGCGTGCTGGAAGAAAACTGGGTGGACTGAGGGTTTTGAATTCTTATTGGATCAATGAG GACTCTACTTGCAAGTATTTTGAAGTTATTTTGATCAATCCAGCCCACACCACCATCCGAAAGGACCCAAGGATTAACTGGATTGCAAATCCAGTTCACAAACACAGAGAACTCCGAGGACTTACCTCTGCCGGAAAGAAGTTCAGGGGTCTGCGTGGAAAGGGCCACCTTCACCACAAAGCTCGCCCTTCAAGAAGGGCTACATGGAAGAGGAACCAAACATCATTATCCCTTCGTCGGTACCGATGA